The window ttgaaggtaaaataggtatttgtagactttatgctttGATGTATCGTGCTCATAAACAAGTatatgttcttctctttaaatgagattttactgccttATCAGTAATAaaaatacggttaatggaacgtgaccgtactcgcgttctttgtagtcggccgttcaaggtcataaaatcaacggttttgttgtaaacaagaggctctaagtagcctatactcatgcgctgccaggttatttgtacttttgttgacagtttaataataataataataataataataataataataataataataactttattgtacaccacaaaaaaggtatataggtgttacaagacTATTTTTTAGTGGAGTTGCTCTTTGTCATgtatgtgagttcattgacctgtacttttcatctttatttgaaagtctgtttttttctatgggtccatggacctgtacttttcaaaacaatttgaaggaagttcttattttttctctgggtccattgggctgtaaatttctctcctctttcttccagtttgctgctatttctgaagtagatttatgctttcttatcatttgtttcctttctatatttgataattcacatagacatctaagaaatgcaacctcatagtttgtttcaaaacaattaaatttgctttgaataatagaacaacAGAGAGCAATcacagaatctacatttgaaaatacttttgttacattttttggttcagaaccattgtatacaaaaacgtggtaactcctcttttgctttgcataccactggaaaacacaactaatgcagtacctagaaattcacatcaaaaagcctgtgctgatttccttattatccaaaatggcagttttaagctgttgtttactgggaactacattacaagataaatttccctgacatcttaTGTCCCGAAGTTGTACGGCACACAAAAGCACTCACGATGTACAGACAATTCCCGGGTTTAATAACGAAAATGAAACAACAATTACAAAATAACTGGTCTCACGATCCTCTTGTTGTTTGCGTTGTGTCTCCTGTGTCTCTCTGTCTCCTAATTCACTTGTCAATCATCTGAATACTAAATGTGACATCCGGTTGTAACGCTAGGCAGTCACGATAGTTCCGGTCACTCTCCCCTGAAAATTGAGTGTCACTAAATTTTCACTTAATCACGATCAATGTCAGTTAAAGGTGATACTAATCAAAGTTCAATCTTCCGCAGCAATCAATCTGATTTTAGCTCCTGCGTCTACTGCTGCCCTTCTTCTCTCAATGGTTCTGCCTTGTACTCTTGTCTCTGCTAACTCCTCCTTGTTCCCTTCATGTCGGCTTCGTATTTCGAGGGGGCATATCAACTGGAGTGGCCGCTGGATTTGATTCCCCTTGTGCAGTAAACCAACTCCTCTTACGACTCTGTCTCTGCCTCTGATGTGTCTAAGGACACGACCTTTCTTCCATTCTCCTCTGTTCTTCTCATCACCGAtaataagtacgatctctccgATTTCTGGGTAATTACACTCGCCTCTCTTGATTCGGTGACTTTCCATGAGGCTGTGGACATATTCCTTCTTCTACCTCTGCCACACATGTTGCCTTTTCTCATTCAATCGCGCATGTAACTTGGTGACTTCATCTCCGTCCAACTCTACGTCTTCTATGGTATACGCCTCTTGTCGCCACATGATTGCGTTGGGCGTCAGCACTTGTTCCTCTCCTGCTTCGCTTTCCATATACGTCAGGGGACGGTTGTTGAGGTGTCGTTCGATATCCATCACTACAGCTTCAACTTGCGCGTACTCTAGGTGTGTTCTCCCCATTGTCTTGTACAAAGTTCTCTTCACCTCTTTGATTAGCCTTTCGTATAATCCTCCCCACCACGGCGATCTTGATAAGCTGAACTGCCACATTATCTGCTGTTGCGCTAAAAAGTCTTGCAGCGCTTCACTCTTGCGTATCATCCTGATCCAGGTGGCTGTGGTTTTGAAGACGGCTGCGTTGTCCGACACGATGCTTTTTGGTCTGGTACGGCGTGTGATGAAACCGTTGAGCTTTCTCTGGAATTCCTCTGTTGTTTGTGACTTAGTCATCTCTAAGTGCACTGCTCGTGATGTTGCACATGTGAATATCAAGATGTGACACTTGCCCTGCTCTTTCTTGGAAATCTTGTAACTGAGGGGTCCTGCGAAGTCGATCCCTGTGGTCTCAAATGGTCTTCCACATTCTGTCCGGAATGGTGGTAGTGCAGCTGTTTCTGTTGGCCGTATGGTTGCGTGCTAAACACCTTGCACAAGTAACAGTTATTGATTATCTTCTTCACCTTTGATCTCAGTTGAGGTATCCACCACTCCTCTCTCACTGCGGCCATGGTGCTCGCGACTCCTAGGTGCTTTATGTCTTCGTGGATATGACGTATGAGCTTGTCTGGAAATACTCCCCCCTCAATGTACGTCGGCTGGTAACCAGGGATCCTCCCCTTGCATTTAAAAATACCATTGTTTCCTTCTGTTACTAACTTCCAGCTGGGGCTCTCGATATCTGGTTCCACTCCTGCCTGCACCTTCCTTATCCATTGGTCTCTTGCGTAACTCAACTCCTCGGTCGTTAACGGCCCCGTTCTCTTCTTCgttttgtgtttcttggtgagtGAGTTATGTTTGAACCGTAGTGCCCACGCAGTCACTCGGAAGGTTCTCCAGAGTTTGCTTCTAGCAAGCAGTGCGTCCCACTCATCAGGCTCCTTCTTGGCTGAATAAAGCGTTTCTTCCCTTTCTGGCCTGTGTTCCTCGCTAACGCTTTTAGTTTTTTCTAATTCCGGTTGTTTTGGCCACTCCTCCTCCTTTAGCAACCTCAAACCACTGTCCCCTCTGCATCTTCTCTAGTGAGGCGCCACGGCTTCCTAAATCTGCCAGGTTCCTGTCAGTTAGGCAATATCTCCACTCGATTCCCGTCTCTTGGGTGATCTCAGCAATTTTCCTTACTCGATTGGATACGAATGTTTTCCATGCTCTCCCAGGGTTGCAGATCCAGAACAGCGCAACCATGCTGACCATCCACACGTTCACTGAAGTAATAGGCCACCGCTTCAGCGCTGTCAGCAAATTTTTCACCATGTTTGCGGCCATTTGGCCGCCCACCAGTTCTAGCCTTGAAATCGATGTGTTACGTTTTGAAATCCTTGACTTTGACGTTAGCAGCCCCTTCACAAAACCTGTTGAGTGCTCCACTACAGCAATGGCCACCGCTGAACACGCTATGTTGCTGGCATCCGCGAAAACGTGGAGTCGTACAGCCTTTATCTTGTTGATATCTCTGGCTACAACCCTGGGCACTTTGATGTTCCTCAGCTGACTACTCCACTTGAACCAATCTCGTGCATTGACACGGTTCACTTCAGTGTTCCAGGCAATCTTTTCATCGCATGACTCTCTGTAAATTCTCTTTCCCTCCACCGTGGTCGGTGAAATTATGCCGAGTGGATCATATATACTTAAGAGTTGACTGAGTATGGATCGTTTCGTTGGTGTTCGTTCACCCTGTATCTGTGCTTGGATCTCTAGCGCATCCTCCCTCTTGTCCCACGCGAGTCCGAGCAACTTGCTTGGGTTGTCCTCACCGTCTAATTCTGGGATGTTGGACTCCCACTTGTGTACTGGGAACCTGCCACCTTCAAGAATCTTAGTTGCTTCCTGTTTGAACTCCTTTAGTTCCTACACGCCATTACCGGTTTTCATGAGATTGTCCACAtaagtgttttcttttagcGCTTGGACAGTATCTTGTATCTCTGGTGGTTGCTTATTGAAATGATACTGAAGGGTAGCCCCGAGCATGAAGGGACTAGCCTCTGCTCCGAAGGGCACTCTTGCGAAACGCAAATGTTCCTCTTTGCCGTTTATGTTGAACAAGAAGCCAAACGCATCTCTGTCCTCATCTTTGATTGCAATTTGTAGGAATGCCTTTTGAAGGTCGGCCAGCAGTATGTCAGTTGACACGCGCGCTCTAATCATGATGTTCCACAGCAGCGGTTGTAGAGGTAGGCCGGTGTGCATGCACTCATTCACACTGTTGGCAAGTGGATGGATGGGGCTTCGCGCTAGCGTCGAACACCAGTCTCACCTTGGTTGAAGTAGCGCTCTCTCTCACCACTGGCTTGTGGGGCATGTAAAATACACGTTCACCCGTTGGCTGCTCTGGTACTTTCTCGATAATGCCCTGTTCGATCTGCTCGTGGACTATGTTGTCATACTCAAGTTTCAGCTTCTCGTTTCTCCTCAGTTTTCGCTCGACATTGTGAAGGCGTCTCCTGCTGGGCTCCTCATTTGTATTTGAGAGCTTGGCGGCTGGAATCCACGGCACGCCCACCTCGTATCTGCCATCACTTCTCTTCGATATGCTCTCTTGAAATTCCTTGTAGACGTCTAGCTGATCGCCTTCCCCTCTGTCCTCTACTCCCAAAACGTCGAGCGAGTATAGTCTCTCATACTCGTCAGTCTCTCTTACGTACATGCATTTGCTGTCTGCGTATTCTTTACCACCATGAACAATCCAACCGAATGTGGTTCCCTCAACGATTGGATCCTCCGGTTGGCCTTTGTACACATGTTCCGTCCTGATCTTGCAGTAGGTAGCATCCCCGAGTATTACATGGACTGGATACTCTTCGCTTGCAGTTCTGTAAAACATCTTTCCCTGTACATGTTAAAATTTCTCCTTCAGTTCTGTGAGCGTGGGCCTCTTTATAGTTGTGAAATCTGCAAGTTTGCTTCCAGTAATCTCTATTTTCTCTTTTGCCTTACTGTCAATTGAGTTGATTATCACGTCATAGACTGGAATGGACTGTTTCTTTGTCCCGTTGACCGTTAGAATGTAGCGCGTCTCGTGACGTATTGGATTTAGCTTCAACTTTTTAGCTGCTTCCTTGGAGATAAAGTTCCTCCCCGACCCCGTGCCTAGATACGTCCAAAACGTAGTCCCCCGGATTTTCAGCGGTACTATGGCGGGTAGGGACTTTTCCTCGACCGAAGGCGTGTATCCACTTAGAGTGGCATTGGTATCTTGCGTGTCGCTCCCCTTAGACCTATCACATAAGCTGGTGTGGTGTTTGCTCTTACACTTACAGCACCCCTGCTACGACATTCTTTCCCAGTGTGTCCTGAGCGGGCGCAATTGTAACATAGCCGTTTTGCTGTAAAGAATTCCCTCCGTTTCGTGATTGTGTCGTATGTAGGGCACGAATCTCCCCAGTGGTTTTGGTCACACAACAGGCAGTGGGGCTCTTTCTGGCTAAAGTAATGGCGTTCCTTTCTCTTTGTCTCCGTTTGATCTTTATAATTGTCTTCGACCTTGTTGCGCTTGAGCCATTTTTGGATAGAATCGATCAACTTTTCCATGTTCCAATCTTCCCACCCCTCGTCTGTTCTCACTGGATTGGGTTTCACTTGGGGGAGCTTGTTTAAGGTTGACAGTACAAAACCCTTGAGCATCTCTCCCTCCCCCAACGTTTGTAACGCGTCATAATTCTTGCTTAACTTCTCATAAAATTCACGCACCCTTTCGTAATTTGATCCTCTGGTCACTGGCAAGTTAATCATCTCTTCCATGTGTGCAGTGATAAcagttttactctgtccaaaCTCAGTTTTCAACCTTTCCCATGCGGTTTTGTATCCCAGCGCACCCGGCTTTAAATTAGCTAATCTACTTCTCA of the Montipora capricornis isolate CH-2021 chromosome 7, ASM3666992v2, whole genome shotgun sequence genome contains:
- the LOC138057719 gene encoding uncharacterized protein, which encodes MTKSQTTEEFQRKLNGFITRRTRPKSIVSDNAAVFKTTATWIRMIRKSEALQDFLAQQQIMWQFSLSRSPWWGGLYERLIKEVKRTLYKTMGRTHLEYAQVEAVVMDIERHLNNRPLTYMESEAGEEQVLTPNAIMWRQEAYTIEDVELDGDEVTKLHARLNEKRQHVWQR
- the LOC138057720 gene encoding uncharacterized protein — encoded protein: MFYRTASEEYPVHVILGDATYCKIRTEHVYKGQPEDPIVEGTTFGWIVHGGKEYADSKCMYVRETDEYERLYSLDVLGVEDRGEGDQLDVYKEFQESISKRSDGRYEVGVPWIPAAKLSNTNEEPSRRRLHNVERKLRRNEKLKLEYDNIVHEQIEQGIIEKVPEQPTGERVFYMPHKPVVRESATSTKELKEFKQEATKILEGGRFPVHKWESNIPELDGEDNPSKLLGLAWDKREDALEIQAQIQGERTPTKRSILSQLLSIYDPLGIISPTTVEGKRIYRESCDEKIAWNTEVNRVNARDWFKWSSQLRNIKVPRVVARDINKIKAVRLHVFADASNIACSAVAIAVVEHSTGFVKGLLTSKSRISKRNTSISRLELVGGQMAANMVKNLLTALKRWPITSVNVWMVSMVALFWICNPGRAWKTFVSNRRRCRGDSGLRLLKEEEWPKQPELEKTKSVSEEHRPEREETLYSAKKEPDEWDALLARSKLWRTFRVTAWALRFKHNSLTKKHKTKKRTGPLTTEELSYARDQWIRKVQAGVEPDIESPSWKLVTEGNNGIFKCKGRIPGYQPTYIEGGVFPDKLIRHIHEDIKHLGVASTMAAVREEWWIPQLRSKVKKIINNCYLCKVFSTQPYGQQKQLHYHHSGQNVEDHLRPQGSTSQDPSVTRFPRKSRASVTS
- the LOC138055267 gene encoding uncharacterized protein, with product MFTSQIHDKPLSDEEKYGILLELVAPKVRSRLANLKPGALGYKTAWERLKTEFGQSKTVITAHMEEMINLPVTRGSNYERVREFYEKLSKNYDALQTLGEGEMLKGFVLSTLNKLPQVKPNPVRTDEGWEDWNMEKLIDSIQKWLKRNKVEDNYKDQTETKRKERHYFSQKEPHCLLCDQNHWGDSCPTYDTITKRREFFTAKRLCYNCARSGHTGKECRSRGAVSVRANTTPAYVIGLRGATRKIPMPL